In Candidatus Poribacteria bacterium, the following are encoded in one genomic region:
- the recG gene encoding ATP-dependent DNA helicase RecG, translating to MNNFANILSTIRRPFQQELRKGCKDDVVVNGLGSYVQLWVKNGDAFTLDATEKEVLNGLASLFENYAGASPTERQRTLEEATKRIDTVLGGRQGNLANVSNTSTAPSQKRQQPTKRTSSKKKTQTEMLPLFEEPGSRSENAPVKREPVAVPTTYTRQAEHLSLFGDTEVASQQAESTFTEEAAAPVPISDIPISTDLTSLDFLSEPLQYLKGIGPRRAAMLLAELNIETVGELLAYYPRDYIDRSKMVEIYRVGRAEDDEPETIQGKVVNHTSSPTAKGKRIGKISIYDGTGVALLVNFGRRIGIMKSLLPVDTEVVVSGKFSRRYNEIQATDYEFELFEEDNLIHTNRIVPKYPLTAKLTAKMLRMWMRTALDTYGEQIPEILPLELRQRQRLIDRQSAINEIHFPTSEAHRKAAQKRLAFEEFFLLSVGMELKKDRKISQEGIAFQVGTETQGNTPTLLRDFIASLPYELTGAQKRVFGEIQNDMRQKNVMNRLIQGDVGSGKTVVAAMALLRAIENGYQGALMVPTEILAEQHYYNLSEMFESLHKDTAHTDNQKINVVLLKSDLPKAEREEALAAIADGTADLIVGTQALIQEGVDFHRLGLVIIDEQHRFGVMQRATLRNKVGNKALPPDVLVMTATPIPRTLALTLYGDLNVSVIDEMPPGRQTIKTHWIKEKDREKLYGNLRKEIQRGRQAYVVYPLVEESEKLEELKAATEMAEHLQNAVFPDLRVGLLHGQMKSIEKQEVMAKFNNKHIDILVSTTVIEVGIDIPNATLMVIENAERFGLSQLHQLRGRVGRGKHQSACYLVATPKGDDSYQRIQAMIRTNNGFKIAEADLNIRGPGEFFGTRQSGVPNFKIANIIHDATLLETAKQEAESLVKADRELNAPAHQLLKRMLQKHWRDNLEIASVG from the coding sequence ATGAACAATTTCGCAAATATTCTTAGCACCATCCGCCGTCCGTTCCAACAGGAACTCCGAAAAGGCTGTAAAGACGATGTTGTCGTCAATGGGTTGGGAAGCTACGTCCAGTTATGGGTAAAAAATGGTGATGCCTTCACATTGGATGCAACTGAAAAAGAGGTCCTGAACGGTCTGGCAAGTCTCTTTGAAAATTACGCCGGTGCATCACCAACCGAACGACAGCGTACGCTCGAAGAAGCAACAAAACGAATTGATACCGTACTTGGCGGTAGACAGGGAAACCTCGCGAATGTAAGTAACACAAGCACAGCCCCCTCCCAGAAACGTCAGCAGCCAACAAAACGCACCAGTTCTAAAAAGAAAACACAAACGGAGATGTTGCCGCTCTTTGAGGAACCAGGAAGTCGTTCAGAAAACGCACCTGTAAAGCGGGAACCCGTAGCAGTACCTACAACTTATACACGGCAAGCAGAACATTTATCCTTGTTCGGAGATACAGAGGTTGCTTCTCAGCAGGCAGAAAGCACTTTCACAGAAGAAGCCGCGGCACCTGTGCCGATCTCTGATATCCCAATCTCAACAGATCTCACATCCCTCGATTTCCTGTCTGAACCGCTCCAATATCTTAAAGGCATTGGGCCCCGCCGTGCCGCGATGCTTTTGGCAGAACTCAATATCGAAACAGTCGGTGAATTACTGGCATACTATCCCCGCGATTATATCGACCGCTCGAAGATGGTAGAGATTTATAGGGTCGGCAGAGCAGAAGATGATGAACCGGAGACGATCCAAGGCAAAGTCGTTAATCATACCTCATCTCCGACTGCGAAAGGGAAACGCATCGGCAAAATCTCAATTTATGACGGGACCGGCGTTGCGTTGTTAGTTAATTTCGGAAGACGTATCGGTATCATGAAGTCGCTGCTCCCCGTTGATACCGAAGTTGTTGTTAGTGGCAAGTTCTCGCGGCGTTACAACGAAATCCAAGCGACCGACTATGAGTTTGAACTGTTTGAGGAAGACAATCTGATTCACACAAACCGGATTGTTCCGAAATATCCACTGACAGCAAAACTTACAGCGAAAATGCTACGGATGTGGATGCGGACCGCACTTGATACATACGGAGAGCAGATACCAGAAATCCTCCCGCTTGAACTCCGTCAACGGCAACGCTTGATTGACAGGCAGTCGGCTATCAACGAGATCCATTTCCCGACCTCGGAGGCACATCGAAAAGCAGCGCAAAAACGACTCGCTTTTGAAGAGTTTTTTCTCCTCAGCGTTGGAATGGAACTGAAAAAAGACCGTAAGATCTCACAGGAGGGTATCGCATTCCAAGTTGGCACCGAGACACAAGGCAATACGCCCACCCTACTCCGAGATTTCATCGCCTCGCTTCCGTATGAACTGACCGGCGCGCAAAAACGGGTTTTCGGTGAAATCCAAAACGATATGCGCCAGAAAAATGTCATGAATCGGCTTATTCAAGGCGATGTCGGTTCAGGAAAAACTGTCGTCGCGGCGATGGCACTGCTCCGCGCCATCGAAAATGGGTACCAAGGCGCGCTGATGGTACCGACTGAAATTCTCGCCGAACAGCACTATTACAACCTCTCTGAGATGTTCGAGTCTTTGCACAAAGATACCGCTCATACGGATAATCAGAAAATAAACGTCGTGCTTCTCAAAAGCGACTTACCGAAAGCGGAGCGTGAAGAAGCGTTAGCCGCAATTGCCGATGGCACTGCAGACCTCATCGTCGGTACACAGGCATTGATACAAGAAGGTGTCGATTTTCACAGACTCGGACTCGTTATCATTGACGAACAACACCGGTTCGGTGTGATGCAACGCGCAACACTTCGTAATAAGGTGGGCAACAAGGCACTCCCACCAGATGTCCTCGTCATGACAGCAACCCCGATTCCGAGAACACTCGCCTTGACACTCTACGGTGATCTGAACGTCTCTGTCATTGATGAGATGCCACCCGGTAGACAGACGATTAAGACCCACTGGATAAAGGAGAAGGACAGGGAAAAGTTATACGGTAACCTTCGGAAGGAGATTCAACGCGGCAGACAGGCATACGTTGTCTATCCGCTCGTTGAAGAGTCCGAGAAACTGGAAGAACTTAAAGCCGCCACAGAGATGGCAGAACATCTTCAAAATGCCGTATTTCCAGACCTACGCGTTGGGTTGTTGCATGGACAGATGAAATCCATTGAGAAACAAGAAGTCATGGCAAAGTTCAACAATAAGCACATTGACATCCTTGTTTCAACAACGGTGATTGAGGTAGGTATTGATATCCCGAACGCAACGCTAATGGTGATTGAAAACGCAGAACGCTTTGGGTTGTCCCAGCTGCACCAATTGCGGGGACGTGTCGGACGTGGCAAGCACCAATCGGCGTGCTACCTTGTCGCGACGCCAAAAGGTGACGATTCCTACCAACGGATTCAAGCGATGATTCGGACAAACAACGGCTTCAAGATCGCAGAGGCAGACCTGAACATCCGGGGACCGGGAGAGTTCTTCGGCACACGGCAATCGGGGGTCCCGAATTTCAAGATCGCAAACATCATCCACGATGCTACGCTCTTGGAAACAGCGAAACAAGAGGCGGAGTCATTAGTCAAAGCCGATCGTGAGTTGAACGCACCGGCACATCAATTGCTGAAACGGATGTTACAGAAACATTGGCGCGACAATCTGGAAATCGCATCTGTTGGTTAG
- a CDS encoding transcriptional regulator codes for MKNSGTWREYMVQRLASDPSRVKGYLQAIMEEYQTFGDPRVVLLALRTVAEAEGGISALAKRINADPEALSEELSSDKFLTVDTLKTILNAFGYRLSIEPLKTENPHQPTAYSPDARLIRTDSSATAASSKHGG; via the coding sequence ATGAAAAATTCGGGAACATGGCGAGAATATATGGTTCAACGCCTCGCCTCTGATCCGAGCCGCGTGAAGGGTTATCTCCAAGCAATTATGGAAGAATACCAAACTTTTGGAGACCCGCGAGTAGTCCTACTGGCACTCCGAACCGTCGCTGAGGCGGAAGGGGGCATATCAGCACTTGCCAAGAGAATTAACGCTGATCCGGAGGCACTCTCGGAAGAACTATCAAGCGACAAATTTTTGACGGTTGATACGCTCAAAACCATTCTTAACGCATTCGGATATAGACTTTCAATTGAGCCTCTGAAGACAGAAAATCCTCACCAGCCCACTGCTTATTCTCCAGACGCAAGGCTGATACGGACTGACTCTAGCGCAACCGCTGCGTCCTCTAAACATGGCGGTTGA
- a CDS encoding Gfo/Idh/MocA family oxidoreductase, with amino-acid sequence MTKIKIGIIGSGGMARHHLSRFDSMDVAEVVAIASRNEQTGNQLAAAHNAVFIPEWHRLVQREDIDGIVICTHNDSHGEIVLAALQTDKHVFVEYPLASDIGEGETALKLAEERGRVLRVSHPEVVSNTHKALKQKIGELGDLLLTSFVRLTPGRGARPEILFNLPVSGTPAHFFIYHIYPIVDFFGGAVSVKRNEVYEGLRENGQYDRFINTLTVEFKRGGIGQWTWAGGIAINTAEEHERYVLTEGTISDAGDGWHCTTPAGVTPLIIPDSPQPTLQELWLSEIRDAVNQPPCLEDAAVALESVRISLASGE; translated from the coding sequence ATGACCAAAATTAAAATTGGAATTATCGGTTCGGGTGGGATGGCGCGGCACCATCTCTCCCGATTTGATTCAATGGATGTCGCTGAAGTCGTGGCGATCGCCTCCAGAAATGAGCAGACAGGAAACCAACTTGCTGCAGCACATAACGCTGTATTTATCCCCGAATGGCATCGCCTTGTTCAACGTGAAGATATAGACGGCATTGTTATCTGTACACATAACGACAGCCACGGTGAGATTGTACTCGCAGCGTTACAGACGGATAAACATGTCTTTGTGGAATATCCACTCGCCAGTGATATTGGTGAAGGAGAAACGGCATTGAAACTTGCTGAGGAACGAGGTCGTGTGCTCCGCGTCTCACATCCAGAAGTCGTTTCCAACACCCATAAAGCACTCAAGCAGAAAATAGGCGAACTCGGCGACTTGTTACTTACTTCTTTTGTGCGTCTTACACCCGGTCGCGGTGCCCGTCCTGAGATTCTTTTCAATCTACCAGTGTCAGGCACGCCTGCGCATTTCTTTATCTATCATATCTACCCGATTGTGGATTTTTTCGGTGGTGCTGTCTCTGTTAAAAGGAATGAGGTCTACGAAGGATTGAGAGAAAACGGACAGTATGACCGGTTTATTAATACACTGACCGTTGAATTCAAGCGTGGCGGTATCGGACAATGGACATGGGCAGGTGGCATTGCTATTAACACTGCCGAAGAGCATGAACGCTACGTCCTCACCGAAGGCACGATAAGCGATGCAGGAGACGGATGGCACTGCACGACACCCGCTGGCGTAACACCGCTCATAATCCCCGATTCACCACAACCGACGCTTCAGGAGTTATGGCTCTCTGAAATCCGAGATGCTGTTAATCAACCGCCATGTTTAGAGGACGCAGCGGTTGCGCTAGAGTCAGTCCGTATCAGCCTTGCGTCTGGAGAATAA
- a CDS encoding ComF family protein: protein MGAKSIGLQLSSQLREMFETAIVFLYPAKCRVCEGFLAVASMPYICANCWQDVQYIEPPWCDICGTPDVNGLCDECAISPPRYGKLRSIAFYHKSLQQAIHLFKFEKKKVFAQPLIQLINAHIPSDCDIAEYDFVLPIPIHKKRLRERGFNQAALLANGIAKVGDMPVLVNTLVRKRHTVAQSSLDRDARQQNIIGAFEVRNPDVIRGKRLLIIDDVFTTGATIREAVSELWTADPAEVDVLTLARTLDT, encoded by the coding sequence ATGGGAGCAAAGTCAATAGGTTTACAATTATCATCCCAATTACGGGAGATGTTTGAAACCGCAATCGTTTTCCTCTATCCTGCAAAATGCCGCGTCTGTGAGGGTTTTCTTGCCGTTGCTTCCATGCCTTATATCTGCGCGAACTGTTGGCAAGATGTTCAATACATCGAGCCCCCTTGGTGCGATATATGTGGTACACCGGATGTCAACGGGCTTTGCGATGAATGTGCTATTTCCCCGCCTCGCTACGGAAAGTTGAGATCCATCGCATTTTACCACAAGTCGCTCCAACAAGCAATACATCTCTTTAAGTTTGAGAAGAAAAAGGTGTTTGCGCAACCCTTGATTCAACTCATAAATGCGCATATACCTTCGGACTGCGATATTGCAGAATACGACTTTGTGCTGCCGATTCCGATTCATAAAAAACGACTTCGCGAACGCGGATTTAACCAAGCAGCACTGCTTGCCAACGGTATCGCGAAAGTTGGAGACATGCCGGTCCTCGTAAATACTTTGGTTCGGAAGCGACACACGGTCGCGCAAAGCAGCTTGGACAGAGACGCACGACAACAGAACATCATTGGTGCTTTTGAAGTCCGAAACCCGGATGTTATTCGTGGAAAACGACTCCTAATTATTGACGATGTTTTCACAACCGGTGCTACAATTCGTGAAGCGGTCAGCGAATTGTGGACTGCCGACCCCGCTGAAGTCGATGTTTTGACACTTGCGAGGACTTTGGACACCTGA
- the rhaI gene encoding L-rhamnose isomerase, giving the protein MSNPAYNLLAENLEKQGIQVETVKAHLKEQHIETPSWGYGNSGTRFGVFEQPGAARNAAERLEDAATVHRFTGIAPTVALHIPWDKTDDWGALKQYAADVGIGIGAINPNVFQDQAYKLGSVCNPDAEIRRLAIDHMLECVDIMEKTGSDLLSLWFADGTNFPGQSNFRKRKQWMEEALAEVYDALPDATRMLIEYKFFEPAFYHTDLPDWGTAYLMATKLGEKAQVLIDLGHHPQSTNIEFIVAYLIDEGKLGGFHFNCRKYADDDLTVGSINPQELFLIYTELVAAELDPDTETDIAYMIDQSHNLKPKVEASIQSVCNLQKAYTKALLVDREALAAAQDAADLVEAESILQRAHETDVNPLLEQVRLEMGRDPHPLAAYRKSGYYEKISAARVGGESQGWA; this is encoded by the coding sequence ATGAGCAATCCGGCGTATAATCTTTTAGCCGAAAACTTAGAGAAACAGGGAATCCAGGTAGAAACAGTCAAGGCTCATCTCAAAGAGCAGCACATTGAAACACCGTCATGGGGCTACGGTAATTCTGGCACTCGATTCGGGGTCTTTGAGCAGCCCGGTGCCGCGCGAAATGCCGCGGAACGTTTAGAAGATGCTGCCACCGTTCACCGCTTCACCGGCATTGCCCCTACGGTCGCACTCCACATCCCGTGGGATAAAACCGACGATTGGGGTGCCTTGAAACAGTACGCAGCGGATGTCGGTATCGGCATCGGTGCGATCAATCCGAACGTCTTCCAAGATCAGGCGTATAAACTCGGAAGCGTCTGCAACCCGGATGCTGAGATCCGGCGACTCGCCATTGACCACATGCTGGAGTGTGTTGACATTATGGAGAAAACAGGTTCCGATCTGCTGAGTTTGTGGTTCGCAGACGGCACCAACTTCCCCGGTCAGTCGAACTTCAGGAAGCGCAAGCAGTGGATGGAGGAAGCGTTAGCCGAAGTCTACGATGCGCTTCCAGATGCCACTCGGATGCTCATTGAATACAAATTCTTTGAACCGGCGTTCTATCATACCGACCTCCCCGATTGGGGTACTGCTTACCTCATGGCGACGAAACTCGGTGAGAAAGCGCAAGTCCTCATCGACTTGGGGCACCATCCACAAAGCACAAATATTGAGTTCATCGTCGCTTACCTCATTGACGAAGGGAAACTCGGTGGGTTCCATTTCAACTGCCGGAAATACGCTGATGACGATCTGACGGTCGGTTCCATCAATCCGCAGGAACTCTTCCTAATTTACACCGAGTTAGTTGCTGCCGAACTTGATCCCGATACGGAAACCGATATTGCTTACATGATTGATCAGAGCCACAATCTGAAACCGAAGGTGGAGGCGAGCATCCAATCTGTTTGCAATCTACAAAAGGCATATACAAAGGCACTTCTCGTTGATCGCGAAGCACTCGCAGCCGCACAAGATGCCGCTGACTTGGTTGAAGCGGAAAGTATTCTTCAACGGGCGCATGAAACGGATGTGAATCCACTGCTGGAGCAGGTCCGCTTGGAGATGGGACGCGACCCACACCCGTTGGCAGCCTATCGGAAAAGCGGTTATTATGAAAAGATTAGTGCTGCGCGCGTCGGTGGCGAAAGTCAAGGTTGGGCATAG
- a CDS encoding alpha/beta fold hydrolase has translation MERPIVFYNKGQQLNGVLHSPTASDTPCPAVAFFHGFTGTKVEPHRIFVKTARELAAIGFYALRFDFRGSGDSEGDFSEMTIGGEISDAIKSIDVLAAMPGIDTEHIGILGLSMGGCVAACVSGQDKRVKSTVMWAPLSDDPPDRKQEILERSKHTPTPEEIAQSNANVVGKAFYEELPEISPSALIQQFTGALLVIHGSGDETVPVSHGKRYYELMRGRDALTKLEIIDKGDHTFNTVAAEQAVISKSVAWFQQTLYKEAQR, from the coding sequence ATGGAAAGACCTATCGTATTCTACAACAAAGGACAACAACTCAACGGAGTCCTGCATTCACCAACGGCTTCCGATACCCCGTGTCCAGCGGTTGCTTTCTTTCATGGATTCACTGGGACAAAGGTCGAACCGCATAGAATATTCGTTAAAACAGCGCGAGAACTTGCCGCTATAGGGTTTTACGCGCTCCGCTTCGATTTTCGCGGTTCTGGGGATAGCGAGGGTGATTTTTCAGAGATGACGATCGGTGGTGAGATTTCGGATGCTATCAAGTCGATTGATGTCCTCGCCGCTATGCCGGGTATAGATACTGAACACATCGGTATTCTGGGATTAAGCATGGGCGGTTGTGTGGCAGCGTGTGTCTCTGGGCAAGATAAACGCGTGAAGTCAACAGTGATGTGGGCACCGCTCTCGGACGACCCACCAGATCGGAAGCAGGAAATCTTGGAGAGGTCCAAGCATACGCCGACACCAGAAGAAATAGCACAATCAAACGCAAACGTTGTCGGGAAGGCGTTCTATGAAGAACTCCCTGAAATAAGTCCTTCCGCGCTTATCCAGCAGTTCACGGGCGCGCTCCTCGTGATTCACGGCAGTGGCGATGAAACGGTCCCGGTCTCCCACGGAAAAAGATACTACGAATTGATGCGCGGACGTGATGCTTTGACAAAACTTGAAATCATTGATAAAGGGGATCATACCTTTAATACCGTTGCAGCGGAGCAAGCGGTCATCTCCAAATCGGTTGCATGGTTTCAACAGACATTATATAAGGAGGCACAACGATGA
- the smc gene encoding chromosome segregation protein SMC, translated as MHLNSIKIRGFKSFAEEIELILEPGITTIVGPNGCGKSNVSDAIRWVLGEQSARALRCTSMRDLLFNGGANFAPAQKTEVALRFSNVNGGDPNASAEDAPNIVLGSPEVEVSRHLTRGGESRYLINQSPCRLRDISELFMDTGIGVDAYSVMEQSKIDLILNVRPEERRFLFDEVAGITKYKHRKKTALRKLEQTEQNLVRINDVIQELQHETQALKEQAEQARHYNTQQEQLKQFELDLAHREYDKLHTDYSQAQTDLDEILTTVTTASETLKAAEERIEASTNRQSELDEAIRAGQTALREIETQIEQVERQIVLHKERQLNIQKQRERALQTLESLKAQQTALLTQKQERTQEHQKLEASHKIEESRLAARRQLLTQLAERITAAKVSVQDAQTALQETATELESSERKRLAIEHTLNSTEGNLNRLKENTDALTTEHEAATDTRDAIQRAETQLKAELVHIEAERNHVETNLQENQDALRKIEAEIQGLQNTLGSNVSRLKSLQELQSAYEGYYAGVRAVMQARTHYPDQFQGVCGVVAELLMTDAEYEVAIEVALGSDIQSVVTETAEDAQSSVAFLKKHRAGRVKFLPLDFIRERRFYDEALLNNPGVIGIAQELIDYDPEYEPAMQHLLGNTLVIEDLDAAVALTRQFRPRARLVTLDGDIIDTSGAITGGQMSQKQGGLLGRARELETLENEIGKLTRNSNRKTEKRKAYAAKIADLQKARQTLTAQWQDKRVEKASVTKDMEQANLQVTRLEHQLAEIRAENRELSKAVDASREEQEALETEIAALTQKSTRTQRWIERVSEQIESENKKHTEVSGSCQEMEVFLAGQHQKLQGLLSELETIEETYQRAAKDIAEQQAIIDSDEQTKIDLGEQVAAAQREFLRLEGDRAEAEAHVDELTQEREGLLQEVAVLQKEMRATRRNFERQNKARHQLEVKTTQLEMRIKSVSTRIHDKYQVSIDALPPLMNDEQAMDEIDLLDNIEKLKAEITGMGAVNLKAIEAYEEHKKRQDFLVAQRDDVQQSMQATIQAIQKINQTSREVFLETFEQVQANFQEVFTQLFGGGETELLLTDPSDVLESGIDIIARPPGKRPQSITLLSGGERSLVAIGLLFAVFKIKPSPFCVLDEVDAALDEANVLRFANLIRAYVENTQFIIITHNRRTMEIADAMYGVTMEQAGISKIVSAKFAE; from the coding sequence TTGCACTTAAATAGCATAAAAATTCGTGGATTCAAGAGTTTTGCTGAAGAGATTGAATTGATACTTGAACCCGGCATCACTACCATTGTCGGACCCAACGGTTGCGGAAAAAGCAACGTTTCCGATGCAATTCGATGGGTGCTTGGGGAGCAGAGTGCGCGTGCGCTTCGGTGTACCTCTATGCGAGACCTGCTTTTCAATGGTGGTGCTAATTTCGCGCCCGCACAGAAAACAGAGGTGGCATTACGCTTTTCAAATGTTAATGGCGGCGATCCTAATGCATCCGCAGAAGACGCACCCAATATTGTTCTCGGATCCCCCGAAGTTGAGGTGTCTCGTCACCTCACTCGCGGTGGCGAAAGTCGCTATCTAATCAACCAGAGTCCGTGTCGGCTCCGCGATATCAGCGAACTCTTTATGGATACCGGTATCGGTGTTGATGCTTATTCCGTTATGGAGCAGAGCAAGATTGACCTGATTCTGAACGTGCGCCCCGAAGAACGCCGCTTTCTATTCGATGAGGTTGCTGGCATTACCAAGTATAAGCACCGAAAAAAGACGGCACTCCGTAAACTCGAACAGACGGAGCAAAACCTTGTCCGTATCAACGATGTCATTCAGGAATTACAGCACGAGACGCAGGCACTCAAAGAACAGGCAGAGCAGGCGCGGCATTATAATACGCAACAAGAACAGTTAAAACAGTTTGAATTGGACCTCGCGCATCGGGAATACGATAAACTCCATACCGATTATAGCCAAGCACAAACCGACTTAGATGAGATTTTAACCACCGTCACGACGGCTTCTGAAACGCTTAAAGCTGCTGAAGAGCGCATTGAGGCATCCACAAACCGTCAGTCCGAGTTGGACGAAGCGATCCGTGCCGGGCAGACAGCTCTTCGCGAGATAGAAACACAAATTGAGCAAGTTGAGCGTCAGATAGTTCTTCATAAGGAACGACAGCTCAACATCCAAAAGCAACGCGAACGCGCCCTCCAGACGCTTGAATCCTTGAAGGCACAGCAAACGGCACTACTCACACAGAAACAAGAGCGGACCCAAGAGCACCAGAAGCTTGAGGCATCCCACAAAATAGAGGAGAGCCGATTGGCGGCACGTCGGCAGCTGCTCACACAACTCGCCGAACGTATCACTGCCGCTAAGGTGTCTGTACAAGATGCCCAGACTGCCTTACAGGAAACCGCAACCGAATTGGAAAGCAGCGAGCGCAAACGTCTGGCGATTGAGCACACGTTGAATAGCACCGAGGGCAATCTCAATCGTCTTAAGGAGAATACAGACGCATTAACAACCGAGCACGAGGCTGCTACTGATACTCGCGATGCGATCCAACGCGCTGAAACACAATTGAAGGCGGAATTGGTTCATATTGAAGCCGAGAGGAATCACGTGGAGACGAACCTGCAGGAAAATCAGGACGCCCTCCGCAAGATTGAAGCCGAAATTCAGGGTTTACAGAATACCTTAGGCAGTAACGTCTCACGGCTTAAATCGCTGCAGGAATTACAATCCGCTTATGAAGGATACTACGCCGGTGTTCGGGCGGTAATGCAAGCGAGAACTCACTATCCAGATCAGTTTCAGGGGGTCTGTGGTGTTGTTGCCGAATTGCTCATGACGGATGCCGAGTATGAGGTTGCGATAGAGGTTGCGCTCGGTAGTGATATCCAGAGTGTTGTTACTGAAACTGCTGAGGACGCACAAAGCAGTGTGGCTTTCCTTAAAAAGCATCGCGCAGGTAGAGTGAAGTTTCTCCCGCTGGATTTTATACGGGAACGTAGATTCTATGATGAGGCACTGCTCAACAATCCCGGTGTCATCGGCATCGCTCAGGAATTGATTGACTACGACCCTGAATATGAACCTGCTATGCAACATCTGTTGGGGAATACGCTCGTCATTGAGGATTTGGATGCTGCAGTCGCACTTACCCGTCAGTTCCGTCCGAGGGCACGTCTCGTTACTTTAGATGGAGATATCATTGATACGTCTGGGGCGATCACTGGCGGTCAAATGAGTCAGAAACAGGGTGGTTTACTTGGTCGCGCCCGCGAGCTTGAGACACTTGAAAATGAGATCGGAAAATTGACGCGGAACTCTAATCGAAAAACCGAGAAGCGTAAGGCGTACGCCGCGAAGATAGCGGATTTACAAAAGGCGCGGCAGACGCTCACCGCACAGTGGCAAGATAAACGGGTTGAGAAAGCGTCGGTGACGAAAGACATGGAGCAGGCGAACCTTCAGGTTACCCGACTTGAACACCAACTCGCTGAGATTCGGGCGGAAAACCGAGAATTAAGCAAAGCCGTTGATGCATCACGCGAGGAACAGGAAGCACTTGAGACTGAAATCGCGGCATTGACGCAAAAAAGTACGCGTACCCAACGATGGATTGAGCGCGTATCCGAACAGATTGAGAGCGAAAACAAGAAACATACTGAGGTTTCGGGAAGCTGCCAAGAGATGGAAGTCTTTTTGGCGGGACAGCATCAGAAATTGCAGGGCTTACTCTCCGAGTTGGAAACGATTGAGGAAACGTATCAACGGGCAGCAAAGGATATCGCTGAACAGCAGGCAATTATTGACTCCGATGAACAGACGAAGATTGACCTCGGAGAACAGGTCGCTGCGGCGCAACGCGAATTCCTCCGTTTAGAGGGCGACCGCGCCGAAGCTGAAGCGCATGTTGATGAGTTAACACAAGAACGTGAAGGACTTCTTCAAGAGGTAGCGGTCCTGCAAAAAGAGATGCGAGCCACCCGTAGAAACTTTGAGAGACAGAATAAGGCGCGCCATCAACTCGAAGTCAAAACGACACAGCTTGAGATGCGAATAAAATCGGTCTCGACCCGTATCCACGATAAATATCAAGTCTCGATTGATGCGCTACCGCCACTGATGAATGATGAACAGGCGATGGACGAGATTGATTTACTGGACAATATTGAAAAGTTGAAGGCAGAAATCACAGGCATGGGCGCAGTGAACCTTAAAGCAATTGAGGCTTACGAGGAACATAAGAAGCGACAGGATTTCCTTGTTGCCCAGCGCGATGATGTCCAGCAGTCGATGCAAGCCACCATTCAGGCGATACAAAAGATCAATCAGACCTCAAGAGAGGTATTTCTTGAGACGTTTGAGCAGGTACAGGCAAATTTCCAAGAGGTATTTACACAACTCTTCGGCGGCGGTGAAACGGAGTTACTATTGACGGATCCGTCCGATGTGCTTGAATCTGGTATCGACATTATTGCGCGTCCCCCCGGCAAACGTCCGCAGAGTATCACCCTGCTTTCGGGTGGCGAACGTTCGTTGGTCGCAATAGGACTCTTGTTTGCTGTCTTTAAAATCAAGCCGAGTCCGTTCTGTGTACTTGACGAAGTTGATGCCGCACTTGACGAAGCGAATGTGCTCCGCTTCGCAAATCTCATCCGTGCTTACGTCGAAAATACGCAGTTCATCATCATTACGCACAACCGCCGTACGATGGAAATCGCTGACGCGATGTACGGTGTGACGATGGAACAGGCGGGTATCTCAAAGATTGTCTCTGCCAAGTTTGCCGAATAG